Proteins from a single region of Flaviflexus salsibiostraticola:
- a CDS encoding alpha/beta-hydrolase family protein, with product MEPGQRSADISPSMRWMPIVTGLQVFIDMLGSEAVPAAYGHNYGNVALAGWQQITPDLGLDREVLAKIQAEIEAYAPIPLFEE from the coding sequence CTGGAGCCCGGCCAACGCAGCGCCGACATCAGCCCGTCGATGAGGTGGATGCCGATCGTGACGGGGCTACAGGTGTTCATCGACATGCTGGGCTCCGAGGCGGTCCCCGCGGCCTACGGCCACAACTATGGCAATGTCGCCCTCGCCGGCTGGCAGCAGATCACGCCCGATTTGGGCCTCGACAGGGAGGTGTTGGCGAAGATTCAGGCTGAGATCGAAGCCTATGCGCCGATTCCACTCTTCGAGGAGTAG